A single window of Persephonella sp. DNA harbors:
- a CDS encoding M15 family metallopeptidase codes for MASRRIEDLHPITQQKAREFLELAKKNGIEVLIYCTYRSPEEQGILYKQGRLREFGITVSELNEERKKLGLYPLSEKEANRIVTNARGWQSYHQYGVAFDCVPLSGGKPDWSNKEAYKALGQIAKEIGLEWGGNWKHFKEFPHFQDSETYQHIVKRR; via the coding sequence ATGGCAAGTAGAAGAATAGAAGACCTGCATCCAATTACTCAGCAAAAAGCAAGAGAATTTTTGGAACTTGCAAAAAAGAATGGCATAGAAGTTCTTATTTATTGCACTTACAGAAGCCCCGAAGAACAAGGGATACTATACAAACAGGGCAGATTAAGAGAATTTGGAATTACTGTTTCTGAACTAAATGAAGAAAGGAAAAAACTCGGATTGTATCCTCTATCAGAAAAAGAAGCAAACCGGATAGTGACAAATGCAAGAGGCTGGCAAAGTTATCACCAATATGGGGTAGCCTTTGACTGTGTCCCTTTGAGCGGCGGAAAGCCTGACTGGAGCAACAAAGAAGCCTATAAAGCACTTGGACAAATAGCAAAAGAAATAGGCTTAGAATGGGGTGGAAACTGGAAACACTTCAAAGAGTTTCCACATTTCCAAGATAGCGAAACTTATCAACATATAGTGAAAAGGAGATAA
- a CDS encoding phage tail protein, with product MATNENYYTILTSYGKQALANAQASGTAVNITEFAVGDGNGSYYAPNETQTALENEVYRAQINRITTDSDNPNWIIVEGIIPADQGGFTIREIGIFDDSGNLIAIGNYPETYKPVLSQGAGNDMYIRFIMEVENVDSVQLKIDPAIVLASRKYVNDEITAHNSDQTSHNIPGQISTAINNHNTNTSAHADIRDSVNFAKLNGINFKNLIINGDFTIWQRGTSFNTGNSQYCADRFLDWSASPVGILGKLIEKRTYTGSEFSGNIYHHEITQVDTNVANRITGIAQRVEITKDNYHLFDKKQYTVSCWVKTNKSIVQLYVTAKDQNQHLILYRQDFNVSPNVWTKLEWTYTLDLTVAGIDTLTLEFVELFGIKVGNDGSTIQDTTVDVGDFIELAYVQVEESDTGTDFEYVPYDVQLLRCMRYYFSSMYPHYDPSNPAGAFTSHAMSGYDFYDRYVHFPTTMRTIPTITVYSRGSGVQGQITDIDANATISGLLIGIETNERQIYWYADNVLTQGHLYSWHFTADAEL from the coding sequence ATGGCTACAAATGAGAATTACTATACGATACTAACTTCATACGGAAAACAAGCACTTGCAAACGCACAGGCAAGCGGAACAGCTGTCAACATTACAGAGTTTGCAGTAGGAGACGGAAATGGCAGTTATTACGCACCGAACGAAACTCAAACAGCTCTCGAAAATGAAGTTTACAGGGCACAGATAAACAGAATAACTACTGACTCAGACAATCCAAACTGGATAATCGTAGAAGGAATTATTCCTGCAGACCAGGGAGGTTTCACAATCAGAGAAATAGGAATATTTGATGATAGCGGGAATTTGATAGCTATTGGAAACTATCCAGAGACATATAAACCAGTTCTTTCTCAAGGTGCTGGAAATGATATGTATATACGCTTTATTATGGAGGTTGAGAATGTAGATTCAGTTCAACTCAAAATAGACCCAGCGATAGTGCTTGCAAGCAGAAAATATGTAAATGATGAGATAACTGCTCACAATTCAGACCAGACCTCACACAACATACCAGGGCAGATTTCCACAGCAATAAACAATCACAATACAAATACATCTGCTCATGCAGATATAAGAGATAGCGTAAATTTTGCGAAGCTGAACGGGATAAATTTCAAGAATCTCATAATCAATGGCGATTTCACAATATGGCAGAGGGGGACTTCTTTCAATACAGGAAATTCACAGTATTGTGCAGATAGGTTTCTTGATTGGTCTGCATCACCTGTCGGCATACTGGGGAAGCTGATAGAAAAAAGAACTTATACAGGGTCTGAGTTTTCTGGGAACATTTATCATCATGAAATCACTCAAGTTGATACAAATGTAGCAAATAGAATAACAGGTATCGCTCAAAGGGTTGAGATTACAAAAGACAATTATCACTTGTTTGATAAAAAACAATATACAGTTTCTTGCTGGGTAAAAACAAACAAATCAATTGTTCAGCTATATGTAACAGCGAAAGACCAAAATCAGCATCTAATACTTTATAGACAAGACTTTAATGTTTCTCCTAATGTTTGGACAAAACTTGAGTGGACATACACACTTGATTTGACCGTAGCAGGAATTGATACTTTGACTCTTGAATTTGTAGAACTCTTTGGAATCAAAGTGGGAAATGATGGTTCTACTATACAAGACACTACTGTCGATGTAGGAGATTTCATTGAGCTTGCGTATGTCCAAGTTGAAGAATCTGATACAGGAACTGATTTTGAGTATGTTCCATATGATGTGCAATTATTGAGGTGTATGAGATATTATTTTTCTTCTATGTATCCACATTATGACCCGTCAAATCCAGCTGGTGCTTTTACTTCCCATGCAATGTCTGGATACGATTTCTACGATAGATATGTTCATTTCCCTACAACAATGAGAACAATACCGACAATCACGGTATATTCTCGTGGTAGTGGTGTTCAGGGACAGATTACTGATATTGATGCAAATGCGACAATATCTGGATTGCTAATAGGTATAGAAACAAATGAACGTCAAATTTACTGGTATGCGGATAACGTTCTTACACAAGGACATTTATATTCTTGGCACTTCACAGCCGACGCAGAATTGTAA
- a CDS encoding phage tail protein, which translates to MIADWLWEISPASFKTGNKEKIERDVYKLYQSWEVNIENFRQHAFKVRRQKFPQFANSNALYLLGKERGFSKFKSETEEEFRNRVINTIPWYKKAGTVKGIKEILALYGFENVKITPVLQTDPNRWAEFRVEADVRNGISEEKFSLISELLPKIKPTHEVLEKLIIYLTSDFKQNRATAALSGHDMTVYPYQVKEIQTNFGDYRAIGYQAVHTTTIYPHQAA; encoded by the coding sequence ATGATTGCAGACTGGCTTTGGGAGATTTCTCCTGCAAGCTTTAAAACAGGAAATAAAGAAAAAATAGAAAGAGATGTTTATAAACTTTATCAGTCCTGGGAAGTAAATATTGAAAACTTTAGGCAACATGCATTTAAGGTAAGAAGGCAGAAATTTCCTCAATTTGCAAATTCAAATGCTTTATACCTGCTTGGTAAAGAAAGAGGCTTTAGCAAATTCAAATCTGAAACAGAAGAAGAATTTAGAAACAGAGTTATAAACACGATACCGTGGTATAAGAAAGCAGGAACGGTAAAAGGAATTAAAGAAATTTTAGCTTTATATGGCTTTGAAAATGTAAAAATAACACCTGTTTTACAAACAGATCCAAATAGATGGGCAGAGTTCAGGGTAGAAGCAGATGTAAGGAATGGAATATCTGAGGAAAAATTTTCACTAATTTCAGAGCTTCTACCAAAAATCAAACCTACACATGAGGTTTTAGAAAAACTGATTATCTACCTCACCTCAGACTTCAAACAAAACAGAGCGACAGCTGCTCTTTCTGGACACGACATGACAGTTTATCCATATCAGGTTAAAGAAATTCAAACCAATTTTGGGGATTATAGGGCTATTGGATATCAAGCAGTTCACACAACAACAATTTACCCTCATCAAGCAGCATAG
- a CDS encoding DUF2586 family protein translates to MIRVEGQKSALPDVDVLFYDGALGRIPATGDGIAIAVGIKDTSGTATANQVYRLFLPNDYEKAIELFGGAFADKLLDAVSNGQGIVYAISAASNTSADILTAIETAVEQSLVNGDALFEYIAVLTPVDKTLATSIESYLSSLVSRHIYVWAIVEARDKNPDTTVEPDFDTYVTNLINEWSGFTALRTFVVAAYATFTNIKGNQGHRNGLGSIMGLISRAKVSQDIGEVGAFPIKNLVSLPDGLTYSHIYTLDQAGFITIRTYDGYAGYYVTNPVAMNDPTSDYHFMYARRAADKAAKLSRKAVMKYLKGEILPPNNQDPSNPVKPTKSPTVQELKAKIEHALKVGMYDRKELYGYRVYIPEGQDIWASRELNVYTKSIPTPHMDWIEIHQSFENPLLEIGG, encoded by the coding sequence ATGATTAGAGTAGAAGGACAAAAGTCAGCATTACCCGATGTTGATGTTCTATTTTATGATGGTGCGTTAGGACGAATACCGGCTACCGGAGATGGAATAGCAATAGCAGTCGGTATCAAGGATACTTCAGGAACTGCAACAGCAAATCAGGTTTATAGACTGTTCCTGCCTAATGATTATGAGAAAGCTATTGAGCTGTTTGGTGGTGCTTTTGCAGATAAACTGCTTGATGCCGTTTCAAATGGACAGGGAATAGTATATGCAATATCTGCAGCTTCTAACACTTCTGCAGATATACTTACTGCAATAGAAACAGCAGTAGAACAATCTCTTGTAAATGGAGACGCCCTTTTTGAATACATAGCGGTTTTAACACCAGTAGATAAAACTCTTGCAACATCAATAGAGTCTTATCTTTCTTCCCTTGTATCAAGACACATATATGTCTGGGCAATTGTGGAAGCAAGAGATAAAAATCCGGATACCACGGTTGAGCCTGATTTCGATACATATGTAACTAATCTAATCAATGAATGGTCTGGATTTACAGCTTTAAGAACTTTTGTTGTTGCCGCTTATGCAACATTTACAAACATAAAAGGAAATCAGGGACACAGGAATGGTCTTGGTTCTATAATGGGACTTATTTCAAGAGCTAAAGTTTCTCAGGACATTGGGGAAGTTGGAGCATTTCCTATTAAAAATCTTGTTTCGCTTCCAGACGGTCTTACATATTCCCATATATACACACTTGACCAGGCAGGATTCATAACTATAAGAACCTATGATGGATATGCAGGATACTACGTTACAAACCCTGTTGCAATGAACGACCCAACTTCTGATTACCACTTTATGTATGCAAGAAGGGCAGCTGATAAGGCTGCAAAACTATCCAGAAAAGCAGTAATGAAGTACCTGAAAGGTGAGATACTTCCACCAAACAACCAGGATCCTTCAAATCCTGTGAAACCTACAAAGTCACCTACAGTTCAGGAACTGAAGGCAAAAATAGAACATGCGTTAAAAGTTGGAATGTATGACAGAAAAGAACTATACGGGTACAGGGTATATATACCGGAAGGTCAGGATATCTGGGCATCAAGAGAACTAAATGTGTACACAAAATCAATTCCAACTCCGCACATGGACTGGATTGAAATACATCAATCCTTTGAAAATCCACTTCTTGAAATAGGAGGTTAA
- the terL gene encoding phage terminase large subunit: MSYKKEGIKRALKKVKEQSQQQDPEKQARIEKAKNDFWFFCSYYLPHYFSSEPAEYHKILVEIINTEKIDSHQVNQLKKYIKPKYHNLLKPVHKLEGLVDVEPREHAKSTRMSLAYPLWRVLTGKSKFILLMSASQEMANLFLENIKAELEENEKLINDFGEQQGDKWKSDFITLKNGSAIASKGAGASMRGIRYRQHRPDLVIADDIMKDDLANSPAQREKLYRWFKRVVMALGKNAFVVVVNTIFHSDDLPSRLLKEIEEEKLKNWLGLRFSAILEDGTPLWKEMWSIEDLEKKKRALGSVHFSTEYLNEPLSEEDMIFKLSWIEYYQPIEIHSKRLDIIMGIDPATGKKTGDYSAIVTVAKDFDTGIYYVLDAYGEKISDLKFANKIIEKYLIYKPRKIIFESQVFQELYKNTIMREASKQGIHLPIKPIKSTIQKEVRIQKLSPLIENGLIKFKENQKLLIDQLVEFPKGSHDDLPDALEMAISGFEKSSGEVKIVDSTPWSSQKLEIQY; encoded by the coding sequence ATGAGTTATAAAAAAGAAGGTATAAAAAGAGCTTTAAAAAAAGTAAAAGAGCAATCCCAACAGCAGGATCCTGAAAAACAAGCAAGGATAGAAAAAGCAAAAAATGATTTCTGGTTTTTTTGTTCTTACTATTTACCTCACTATTTCAGCAGTGAGCCTGCAGAGTATCACAAAATATTAGTTGAGATAATAAACACAGAAAAAATAGACAGCCACCAGGTTAACCAGCTCAAAAAATACATTAAACCCAAATATCACAACCTTTTAAAGCCGGTTCACAAACTTGAAGGATTGGTTGATGTAGAGCCAAGGGAACACGCAAAATCAACCAGAATGAGCCTTGCTTACCCATTATGGCGGGTTCTGACCGGCAAATCCAAGTTTATCCTTCTTATGTCAGCATCTCAAGAAATGGCAAACCTGTTTTTAGAAAACATAAAAGCAGAGCTTGAGGAAAATGAAAAGCTGATAAACGACTTTGGAGAACAGCAAGGGGATAAATGGAAATCAGACTTTATAACCCTTAAAAACGGCTCTGCTATAGCCTCAAAAGGTGCAGGAGCTTCAATGAGAGGTATTAGATACAGACAGCACAGACCGGATTTGGTCATAGCAGACGATATTATGAAGGACGATTTAGCAAACTCACCGGCACAGAGGGAAAAGCTTTATAGATGGTTTAAAAGAGTAGTAATGGCACTTGGTAAAAATGCTTTTGTGGTTGTGGTAAATACAATATTTCATTCAGATGACCTGCCCTCAAGGCTTTTAAAAGAAATAGAAGAAGAAAAACTCAAAAACTGGTTAGGTTTAAGATTTTCTGCAATACTTGAAGATGGAACGCCGCTTTGGAAAGAAATGTGGTCTATTGAAGATTTAGAAAAAAAGAAAAGAGCTTTAGGTTCTGTTCATTTCTCAACAGAGTATCTAAATGAACCCCTATCAGAAGAAGACATGATATTCAAACTTTCCTGGATTGAATATTACCAGCCGATTGAGATACACAGCAAAAGGCTTGACATCATAATGGGAATAGACCCAGCAACAGGAAAGAAAACAGGAGACTATTCAGCCATAGTAACAGTGGCCAAAGACTTTGACACAGGCATTTATTATGTTTTAGATGCCTATGGAGAGAAAATATCGGACTTAAAATTTGCCAACAAAATAATTGAGAAGTACCTGATATATAAACCAAGGAAAATAATTTTTGAATCACAAGTTTTTCAAGAACTATATAAAAACACAATAATGAGAGAAGCTTCTAAGCAAGGAATTCATTTACCTATAAAACCTATAAAATCTACAATCCAGAAAGAAGTAAGAATACAAAAATTAAGCCCACTTATAGAAAATGGGCTAATCAAATTCAAAGAAAATCAAAAGTTATTGATAGATCAACTTGTAGAGTTTCCGAAAGGATCCCATGATGACCTTCCGGATGCACTTGAAATGGCTATCAGTGGATTTGAAAAGTCTTCAGGAGAAGTAAAAATAGTAGATTCTACTCCATGGAGCTCACAAAAGCTGGAAATTCAGTACTAA
- a CDS encoding Holliday junction DNA helicase, translated as MKAKAKGSRVEREVKKIFEEAGFETVRSAGSFGKADLQVKGIGSIQVKARKQFSVLNLFDGADKLVIKANRQEPYIVLPLKRYLEEIKCQNGK; from the coding sequence ATGAAAGCAAAAGCAAAAGGCTCAAGAGTAGAAAGAGAAGTTAAAAAAATTTTTGAAGAGGCTGGATTTGAAACTGTTCGTTCAGCAGGTTCTTTTGGGAAAGCAGATTTACAAGTCAAAGGAATAGGTTCTATTCAAGTAAAAGCACGAAAGCAGTTTTCGGTTTTAAATCTATTTGATGGAGCAGACAAATTAGTTATCAAAGCTAATAGACAAGAACCATACATAGTATTACCCCTGAAGAGATATCTGGAGGAAATCAAATGTCAGAATGGCAAGTAG
- a CDS encoding baseplate J/gp47 family protein yields the protein MDYKQTLDSLLDYPTFEQLLQESIALSRQKNPKITNYNVGGAYRTLLEVNSEAIKQLYDLVKEHIVPNMFVMTAKGKWLDTHAATFGITRKPAKKAKGYLLFRRTDISGNVLIPKGTIVKTAPNIFGEELKFITIEEKVLIDGQAETSVQIEAEEPGAKYNVGEGMINTLTTYISGIDEIYNPADWLIEEGTDEESDESLRNRILLVWATKSIFTDDYYRFHTLSVDGVVDCYIDNQHPRGQGTADIYIVSSSGMPTADLISQVQAVIDDIKTPAADIQVKSPTEKPVDLDITITSYSDYPDKALIQAEAERRIHALFVYNPDYKDIIFDYESRRFTIGKSVVLSTIYYVLMEIEGVEKANINNPTSDITVNPNELPTLQSLTLQVV from the coding sequence ATGGACTATAAACAGACTTTAGACAGTTTACTGGATTATCCGACATTTGAACAACTACTACAAGAATCTATTGCTTTATCAAGACAGAAAAACCCTAAAATAACAAACTACAATGTTGGTGGAGCTTACAGAACACTCCTTGAGGTTAATTCAGAAGCCATAAAACAGTTGTACGACCTTGTGAAAGAACACATCGTTCCAAATATGTTTGTGATGACTGCCAAGGGAAAATGGCTTGATACCCATGCAGCTACATTTGGAATAACAAGAAAACCAGCAAAAAAAGCAAAAGGATATCTTCTTTTCAGAAGAACAGATATATCAGGAAATGTACTTATCCCAAAAGGAACTATAGTAAAAACTGCTCCCAATATCTTTGGAGAAGAGCTTAAGTTTATAACCATTGAGGAAAAAGTGCTAATAGATGGACAGGCAGAAACTTCTGTCCAAATAGAAGCTGAAGAACCTGGAGCAAAATACAATGTGGGAGAGGGAATGATAAATACCCTGACAACATATATATCTGGTATTGATGAGATATATAATCCAGCTGACTGGCTCATTGAAGAAGGAACAGATGAAGAATCAGACGAAAGTCTTAGAAATAGAATTCTTCTCGTATGGGCTACAAAGTCTATCTTTACAGATGATTATTATAGATTTCACACTTTATCTGTTGATGGTGTAGTTGACTGCTATATTGATAACCAGCATCCAAGAGGACAGGGAACAGCTGATATATACATAGTTTCTTCTTCTGGAATGCCGACGGCAGATTTAATTTCGCAGGTTCAGGCTGTTATAGATGATATAAAAACTCCAGCTGCAGATATACAGGTAAAAAGTCCAACAGAAAAGCCTGTGGATTTAGATATAACGATAACATCTTATTCTGATTATCCAGATAAAGCATTAATTCAAGCTGAAGCAGAAAGAAGAATACATGCTCTCTTTGTGTATAATCCAGACTACAAAGATATAATTTTTGACTATGAAAGCAGGAGATTTACCATAGGAAAAAGCGTTGTTCTTTCCACTATTTACTATGTTCTCATGGAAATAGAAGGAGTAGAAAAAGCAAACATAAACAATCCGACATCTGACATAACGGTAAACCCTAATGAACTTCCAACTCTTCAAAGCTTAACACTGCAGGTGGTATAG
- a CDS encoding S24 family peptidase: protein MNNIGQRIKELRKMLGLSQKEFAEKIGKSFRAIQEYEAGRRTPDESTLKLIAKEFNVNEEWLKKGVGEMFTEAPAVAKGNYLQVSYYDIYASAGEGIEAVESEPKPIQIDKLFAQAILGISSGNGLFMIQAYGDSMYPTIKPGDYLVGRFWEFEPFLLEGSVYVFRIENELFVKRFKRDRKGNKLIFKSDNPEYNDIEITEDQQSEIKIIGRILVNLSKL from the coding sequence ATGAATAATATAGGACAAAGGATAAAAGAGCTTAGAAAGATGTTAGGTTTATCTCAGAAGGAATTTGCCGAAAAGATAGGAAAGAGTTTTAGGGCTATTCAAGAATATGAAGCAGGAAGGAGAACCCCCGACGAAAGCACCTTGAAACTCATTGCAAAAGAATTTAACGTCAACGAGGAGTGGCTTAAAAAAGGGGTAGGGGAGATGTTCACGGAAGCTCCAGCGGTAGCAAAAGGAAATTACCTACAAGTTTCTTATTATGATATATATGCCTCAGCCGGAGAAGGAATAGAAGCTGTTGAATCAGAACCAAAGCCAATTCAAATAGACAAACTTTTTGCACAGGCTATACTTGGCATATCTTCTGGAAATGGACTTTTTATGATACAAGCTTACGGAGATTCTATGTATCCGACTATAAAACCGGGAGATTACCTGGTAGGAAGGTTCTGGGAATTTGAACCGTTCTTGCTGGAAGGTTCTGTGTATGTGTTCCGTATAGAAAACGAATTATTTGTAAAAAGATTCAAAAGAGATAGAAAAGGCAATAAGCTTATTTTCAAATCAGACAACCCGGAATATAACGATATTGAAATAACAGAAGACCAGCAGTCAGAAATAAAAATCATAGGCAGGATACTGGTAAATTTAAGCAAATTGTAA
- a CDS encoding helix-turn-helix domain-containing protein: MSTTGNIKQEKRSKDKVILELYQAGFTIRQISNILQLSKTSVFRAIKKDSSKKGVEDGKGN, encoded by the coding sequence ATGTCAACCACAGGTAATATTAAACAGGAAAAAAGAAGTAAAGACAAGGTAATTTTAGAGCTCTACCAAGCAGGTTTCACTATCAGACAAATATCAAATATTTTGCAACTTTCAAAAACTTCTGTATTCAGAGCAATCAAAAAGGATAGTTCCAAAAAGGGAGTAGAAGATGGAAAAGGCAATTAA
- a CDS encoding helix-turn-helix domain-containing protein, producing MIVKLPINKIIIPQGLLPRIFGVNEEKVEEYAEAMENGAEFPPIKVWEKLDGTYQVIDGVHRISAYRKLGKEYIEAEIIQGIEDEVAFMEWAIRENLKHGLPLSREDKREDARRLYIKGRKPESIARLFKVSLRTVYNWIGDLKEEEKLEKEKLKQKALELYREGYTQGEIAKELGVEQGTISKWLRNYSTLKDFKTEYQPTQEEPSYEEEVEEYDGSWDDWNEEEETEEEQVAEEPKAKPKKESSKEEKKLLHPNHILERDKNAIWDAVIEIEFHFGEEKALEVLEEIYFAYKERKHKGLTIYKDRRALFIYNQKRGN from the coding sequence ATGATAGTAAAACTACCTATAAACAAAATCATAATTCCTCAAGGGCTACTCCCAAGAATTTTTGGAGTAAATGAGGAAAAAGTAGAAGAATACGCAGAAGCTATGGAAAATGGGGCAGAGTTCCCACCTATAAAAGTTTGGGAAAAGTTAGACGGGACCTATCAGGTAATAGATGGAGTTCACAGGATATCAGCTTACAGAAAACTTGGAAAAGAGTATATAGAAGCTGAAATAATTCAGGGCATTGAAGATGAAGTTGCATTTATGGAATGGGCTATCAGAGAAAACCTCAAACACGGTTTACCACTCTCCAGAGAGGACAAAAGGGAAGATGCAAGAAGGCTATACATAAAGGGTAGAAAACCTGAGAGTATAGCAAGGCTTTTCAAAGTATCACTGAGAACTGTTTACAACTGGATAGGAGATTTGAAAGAAGAAGAAAAACTTGAAAAAGAAAAACTGAAACAAAAGGCTTTAGAGCTTTACAGGGAAGGTTATACACAAGGGGAAATTGCAAAAGAATTAGGGGTCGAACAAGGAACTATTTCTAAATGGTTAAGAAATTATTCCACTTTGAAAGATTTCAAAACGGAATATCAACCCACCCAAGAAGAACCCTCTTATGAAGAGGAAGTAGAAGAATACGACGGAAGCTGGGACGACTGGAACGAAGAAGAGGAAACAGAAGAGGAGCAAGTAGCCGAGGAACCAAAAGCAAAACCCAAAAAAGAATCTTCAAAAGAAGAAAAGAAACTCTTACACCCAAATCACATACTTGAAAGAGATAAAAACGCAATCTGGGATGCAGTTATAGAAATAGAGTTTCATTTTGGAGAAGAAAAAGCTTTAGAAGTTTTAGAAGAGATCTACTTCGCTTACAAAGAGAGAAAGCACAAAGGATTAACCATTTACAAAGATAGAAGAGCTCTGTTTATATACAACCAAAAAAGAGGAAACTAA
- a CDS encoding helix-turn-helix domain-containing protein yields MDKNKILQLYTQGFSIRQIAKITGISKSTVHRIVSGDVGKERKRGEKNLQIYKSMSESTKNKLRTLLTFRTEEKGISRVLSYSQIYEHIRINLLADNIKLGKKAFYEFLDYFIIREFGSQENLEKQRRLKKEMAKFVQSRGTVKREVGLWEIDATGYQWNGKNYSIMQVIDTFTGYVFPAMIVENKEKNAKHYNKAFNSLDVAYYLMTLFIQYGVPKAIKSDNDKIIKNDYIINALKHLNINYRNTKSGKPSSKIIEGFFKNLKLTARTIRATGFEGSMEDLWHLSIEHFNKESHNFKHIQGAFSPLELVSSYGLGTKQVDEETIRMAFAEKFERKVSNNQIQIDNLIYEFIHHKVETDLGRKRENLAVVCLRDIENITNLFVYSHETGEYLGVAKLISQPIHLDAVSQKQAVQKQKRVQKRVQKLEAEKTMLEVEAVQEDPHKVEISTEPLYEQLQENLINEEEHQEPEEENILEKLLMEED; encoded by the coding sequence ATGGATAAGAACAAAATCCTCCAGCTCTATACCCAAGGCTTTTCAATAAGACAGATAGCAAAAATTACAGGAATAAGCAAATCAACAGTTCACAGAATTGTAAGCGGGGATGTAGGAAAAGAGAGAAAAAGAGGAGAGAAAAACCTCCAGATTTACAAATCTATGTCAGAGTCCACAAAAAACAAGCTTAGAACCCTATTAACCTTCCGCACAGAAGAAAAGGGAATTAGCAGAGTTTTGTCTTATTCCCAGATATACGAGCATATCAGGATTAATCTCCTTGCAGATAATATCAAGCTTGGCAAGAAAGCATTTTATGAATTTTTAGACTACTTCATCATAAGAGAATTTGGCTCTCAAGAAAACCTTGAAAAACAAAGAAGACTCAAAAAAGAGATGGCAAAATTTGTCCAGTCCAGAGGAACCGTAAAAAGAGAAGTTGGTCTGTGGGAGATAGATGCGACTGGCTATCAGTGGAATGGGAAAAATTACTCAATCATGCAGGTTATTGATACCTTCACCGGTTATGTATTCCCGGCAATGATTGTTGAAAACAAAGAGAAAAACGCAAAGCACTACAACAAAGCCTTTAATTCTCTTGATGTTGCTTACTACCTGATGACACTTTTTATCCAGTATGGAGTTCCAAAAGCCATAAAATCTGACAATGATAAGATTATCAAAAACGATTACATCATAAATGCTTTAAAACATCTGAACATTAATTACCGGAACACAAAATCCGGAAAACCATCATCAAAAATTATAGAGGGATTTTTCAAGAATCTGAAACTCACTGCCAGAACCATCAGAGCAACCGGTTTTGAGGGAAGTATGGAAGATTTATGGCATCTATCAATTGAACACTTCAACAAAGAATCTCATAACTTTAAACACATACAGGGAGCATTTTCACCACTGGAGTTGGTCAGCTCATACGGACTTGGAACAAAACAGGTGGATGAAGAAACCATCAGAATGGCATTCGCCGAAAAATTTGAAAGAAAAGTTAGCAACAACCAGATACAGATAGACAACTTAATATACGAATTCATTCACCACAAAGTAGAAACAGACCTTGGAAGAAAAAGAGAAAATCTTGCAGTTGTATGTTTGAGAGACATTGAAAATATCACAAATCTTTTCGTTTATTCTCACGAAACAGGAGAATACTTGGGAGTTGCCAAACTTATAAGCCAGCCAATACACCTTGACGCAGTATCGCAAAAACAAGCAGTTCAAAAACAAAAAAGAGTTCAGAAAAGAGTTCAAAAACTTGAAGCAGAAAAAACAATGCTTGAAGTAGAAGCAGTCCAGGAGGATCCTCACAAGGTAGAAATATCCACAGAACCACTATACGAACAGCTTCAAGAAAACCTTATCAATGAAGAAGAACATCAAGAACCAGAAGAAGAAAACATATTAGAAAAACTTTTAATGGAGGAAGATTGA